The genomic window NNNNNNNNNNNNNNNNNNNNNNNNNNNNNNNNNNNNNNNNNNNNNNNNNNNNNNNNNNNNNNNNTCAAAACCCCAGCCATAGCCGAGGTGAAAGTTTTGCAGGGTTACGGCAAGCCGCGAGGAGAGGTACGCCAGCCAAGACCTAGCCGACACCTTATCTACCGGTACATGGAACCGGTTAGTCCAAAGTTCGAAATCATTACAAATGTTTGCGATGGTAAGAATCGTAGAGTGATCTTCATTCCTGAATACCGCCGCGTTCCTAGAATCCCAGATTTTCCATAATATAGCAAGCAACACTTCCGGCCAAATAGAGGAGTCGAGGCCAGGGGGTAGCGTAGCAAGCCAAATGTCCTGCAGCCTGTCAGTCGGAGATATTCCTAGCTGCAACCAGACGAGTTTTGCTGTGGTGCATCGGAGGAAGAGGTGATTTGTATCTTCAGAGCTGGCAGGGCACCTGGGGCACTTTGCGTCTGGGCCAATGTGCTTATGAAACAGGTTTGCTTTAGTGTTTAGGCGGCCATGGAAAAGCAGCCAAGCAAAGAGCTTCAGCTTAGGGTGAGCCTTGGAGCGCCAAATTAAAGGAGCATGAGCGATCTCATGATCCTCCTGAGTGAGTAGTTTGTAGGCAGCTTTGGAGGAAAAAGCTGTGCCGTGGATGAGGTGCCTCTCGTCGGGGCTTGTTTTGGAGATCGTAGGGTGACAGCTGCGTTAGATGAAGCGTGAGCTATGATTAGCGTATCATCCGCGTATTGCAGGACGGCAGGGGGGAGATCAGGGTAGATAGGGTGGCGTAGgtcaggagaggaggaggccgtttTTAGTATGAGTTGCTGGAGAACATCGGCAACAATGAGGAAGAGATATGGAGACATTGGGTCACCTTGGCGCAGGCCATTCTTGCAGTTGATCCAGTCTCCCAGCACACCGTTTAGCATTACAGCAGTTTTTCCAGTGGTGAGTAGATCGTTTATCCAGGAGCAGAAACGTGTGGGAAAACCCCTATGTTGCAGAATTAGTAGGAGGGCGTGCCAGGACACAGAGTCGAAGGCTTTCCTGAAGTCTAATTTCAGCACCATCGCTGGGTTTTTCCGTTTGTGGCATGTGTTTACGAGATCGGCGGCGTACATGAAGTTCTTCACAATGCATCCCTGAGATGAAGCCAGTCTGATCGCCGTGGACGAGAAGTATTGATTTGAAGGTTGGAAACACTAATAGTAGAGAGGGCTCTAATAATGTGCAGTTATAATATCTTTAAATTGCTAATTACCTAATACCGGTTTAATGTTTACTTGATCATTAAGGGCTCCAGGCTCCTACTCGCCCCCTTGGCTTCGCCACTATCAATGTTGTGATAGAGGTATTCATGTGTTGTTCCCTTTTTGGATGCCTTGTCATTGAAACACTTCTTTCACAATCGGGGGTGTTGTCTTACAATTTCATTCTTGAGTTTGCTTGGACAGGACTTTCGGAGGTCATGTGTTTTTTCTTTCCTTATTGGTGTGCGTTAATGTTGGCTATGCATATTTTAGTCGTGCAGAGACCTGGTGTGCAATACTTGTATTTTCGTGATGCGTGGTGCGATTTATAAATTAAATAAAATCCAACCCTTTATGGAAAAGAACGAAAATTGCAGGCCATTCAAGCATTCAGCCCAAGGTAGGGACTAACGTCAAAGAAAAAAACAGGGCCCAACATAAGGAGTAGGCCATCCCCATCGCCTGGTTCTCTCCTCAAGCCCATTTTGGGAATACCACCAGCGCTCAGCGAGTCGCCCACCGATTCGCCGTTTCCACAGCTGCCGCAaccctccggcggcggcgctgcgcggCGGCGCTGGCATCCGGCGTGGCGTCGTGCCTCCGATCCGCGCCCATCGGCGAACGGCTTGGCGACAGGCCGCAGCAGCCGAGCGGCGTGGCCTTCGTTGATTATTGAAGAAGGAACACTCCGCCGTAAGTTATTTTGGCTTCCTAGATGAGATTTGTTCGCGGTGAATTCAAGATTTATTGAAGAAGCAACATCATGAATTCATGCGTCCTGCAGCGCTAAGTTCTTTGGGCTATCAGACTGCCCAGTGAGGATTGATGAGATTGTTCTGGTTAATCTTAATTCTGTTCACATGCTTTTTTCAGATTCAGTTGATTAACTGAATCCAGTTTAGTTCCCTGCTATTTACATTGCCTTTTCTTATTATTCTCTAGCTCCTACAGTACTAATCTTATATGTTTAATCTTTTCCATGGGTAGTGTTGTACTCTCCCTGTCCTGTAATATAAGATGTTATCACATTCAATATGTGAGTACTAGGAAAAATACCTTTTGCATCGCGACAGGTGAAAAAACTCTCATATGCCTCTAGCCCGTAATACATAAAGGATGAAGTATTTGGTGGTTAGTTAAGACCTGACATGTAAAGATAAAGAAGCAAACGAAGTAAGCAGAGAAACATATCAATTATTTGAGATTCACTTTGGCACGGAGCCTGGTACGTCGCGAATTGTATGCTCCCCGCTTAATTGGCCAAAGTGGCCGATTTAGTTTAAACATCTCCTGGTACCGTAGGTGTAGAGCCCCACCCGATTTATTATTCGGTAGAGAGGCCGCGTTCCATTCCATTACATATTTCTCTTGCGTTCCTTCCGTATTTCTCTTTCCAGTCGCACGGGAATCCACTCTCGCCACAAATTTATTCTGTGGAAAGGCCAGGTTCCATTCCTTATTTCGCTTTCACATTACTAATTGATGATTGACCACTGCTCATTGAGGGGAACTTGTCGCTGCTCTGGTAAGGGATAGATCCAAATACTGCTGACGGAGGGTCAGGGCCGGAGGGGGCTGCTGGTGGAGGGGACACCACCTGCAGATGCTGATttgggaggggcggcggctcctCCAGGAGCGCGAGGGAGCAACTGATCGAGCAGGAGGGAGGAGTGGCCTAAACCTAATGTTGTGGCAGCTATGAAAACTGAAAAGTAGGGTGGTAAAGGGAGGAACGGGTCAGATTTAGGCCAAAATATGCCGCCCAGTTAATCTACCCAGCTGATAATTTGGTCTGACAGAACGATTAACTGGGCCTCTGAGTTAATGGGCCNNNNNNNNNNNNNNNNNNNNNNNNNNNNNNNNNNNNNNNNNNNNNNNNNNNNNNNNNNNNNNNNNNNNNNNNNNNNNNNNNNNNNNNNNNNNNNNNNNNNNNNNNNNNNNNNNNNNNNNNNNNNNNNNNNNNNNNNNNNNNNNNNNNNNNNNNNNNNNNNNNNNNNNNNNNNNNNNNNNNNNNNNNNNNNNNNNNNNNNNNNNNNNNNNNNNNNNNNNNNNNNNNNNNNNNNNNNNNNNNNNNNNNNNNNNNNNNNNNNNNNNNAACTGCTCATATCATTAGTTAATCAGCCGATATTTGTAACAATGGTTGATTTATCATAACACGCTGGATAATTTATTGGATGGGAGGCCCATGAGCGGTTGCGTGCGTGGGCCGGTCCAGGCCATGGAAGCCCCAGTGCGTGTGAAGGACGCGGGTAGCAATGGAAACATAGCCTGACTTAATATGATCTATTAAACATTGTTCTTTCACATAACATGGGCTGGTTGAGTTGGCTAACCGGTCAAGTTGTGCTCTTTTTCTGCCAACCTAAGTTTGAGTCCGTGCGGCAAGCACGAACCATTCATTTATTTTTTTGACGAAGCGTTCTTTTACTGCGGGTAGATTGTACTAAAAGTTGTTCCATTCCATTCCATATTTCTCGCTGTTCCTTCCGTATTTCTCTTTTCAGTCGCACTGGAATTCACTCTTACCATTTATTCTGTAGAGAGGCCAGGTTCCATTCCTTATTTCTCTTTCACATGGCTAATTGATGATTGACCACCGGATTTATTCACCACTGATTTATTCTGTCGATAGGCAAGAAACCCTTTGCTAATTGATTCCGGAAACAACTTTCTGTTACCCACAAAACTTAAAGGCATATATAAATTGGAAGGATTCGATGCAAGGGGCCAAGGTGGGACTAACTTTTTGTTGATTTATCATAACACGTTGGCTGATTTATCAGATAGAAGGCCCATGAGCGGTTGCGTGCGTGTGCTGGTCCAGGCCATGCAAGCCTCCGTGCGTGTGTGGCCGTAGGAAGAAATGGAAATGTAACCCGGCTTAAtatgatctactccctccgtcccataatgtaagacgtttttttgacacaaacgtcttacattatgggacggagggagtattaagcaTTGTTTTCTTCACGTAGCATGGGCTGGTTGAGTTGGTTAATCAGCCAAGTCGTGCTGTTTTCCTGCCAACCCGAGTTCGAGTCCATGCGGAGGCACAAACTGTTCTTTTATGTTTTTGACGAACCATTTTTTTTACTGCAGGTAGATTGTACAAAAGTCGTTCCATTCCATTCCATATTTCTCTTTCCAGTAGCACTGGAATTCACTCTCGCCACTAATTTATTTTGTGGAGAGGCCAGTTTCCATTCCTTATTTCTCTTTCACATGGATAATTGATGATTGAACACCAGATTTATTCTGTGGATAGGCAAGAAACGTTCCTTCCTTATTTCTGGAATCATTCCTCACCCTTCCCTAATTAATTCCGGAGAGAGCTTCCTGTTACCCACAAAACTTAAAGGCGTATATAAATTGTAAAGTATTCGATGCAAGGGGCCAAGGTGAGACTAAATTTGTGTTGATTTATCATAACATGTTGGCTGATTTATCGGATGGAAGGCCCATGAGTGGTTGCGTGCGTGGGCCGGTCCAGGCCATGCAAGCCCCCGTGCGTGTGAAGGACGCATGAAGCAATGGAAACATAGTCCGGCTTAATATAATCTATTAAACATTGTTTTTTTCACGTAACATGGGCTGCTTGAGTTGGCTAATCGGTCAAGTTGTGCTCCTTTTCTGTCAACCAGAGTTCGAGTCCGTGGGCAGGCATGAACCGTTCATTTTTTTTTGCCGAACCGTTTTTTTACTGCCGGTAGATTGTACTAAAAGTCAAGGGTGTTACTGTAAAATGTCGCGAcggaccaagaatacctattccctttattAGTAGAGAAAAGTAGAAAATAAATATGTATAGATAAAggatgtaataacatcttatattatggaatggagggagtacttagtaTGACCACACATAATCATGACTTTATAGTTAATGTTTAAACTAAAATGACAAAACTGCTAAATCCACACTTTCAGCTTGGAGCATGATGGATTGATGGCAAATGTATATTCAACAAAAGAAACCCCTTTCCAACTTGCAGCATGGGAAATGGTTGCTATTCAAGATCACAAATTAGGGTATTGTAACGCATGTCAAATGATAATCAAGCTTTTGAGCTTACCAATGCAGTAGTCAAGTTCAGTTCTGTTTATAGAAACATACCGGACTTGCTTCCTAAACTGCCATCTCTCGGTTGTTCCTTTTTTTTTCTATGAACAGCATGTGTTGTATTTTTAGTGATATGTGGTAGACTGCACGCTAATATAGGCTCCCTGTATTCTGGAAATGTTAGGACAGCTTAATCCGGATTCTGAAGCAATGAGTACCTGTAAAAAGGCCAGGGTGGAGTCTACATCTGTTGTGAGTTCAGACAGACTGAGCAGTCTACCTCCAGAGATAAAGGGCGACATCCTCTCCCGTCTGAATGTCGAAGAAGCGGTTAGGACTAGCACCTTATCAAGTACTTGGAGGGATGCATGGACTAATATGCCAAAAATATTTCTGCGCGATGGAAATTTTGCAAGAACCAAGTTCGTCACATTAGTCGATATGGTGCTATCACTCCACAAGGGAACTGTAGAGAAGTTTGATATTTCAGGCAGCAAACCTTACCATGACGAGTTTGGCAGGTGGATGCTCATGCTTTCTAGGAGATCACCAAGATCAATTATAATCGAATTGAAATCAGGGCCAGGTTATAGGATTCCCTCATGTCTATTTTCTATCGGTGATTTGGAGAATCTGCACCTGCAAAACTGCATCATCAGCTTGCCCCGGGTATTCCAAGGTTTCAAGAGATTAACTCGCCTCAGACTGCACAATTTCTCATCTACAGACATGGACATCCAAAATTTGGTCTCGTTCTGCCCCGCACTGCGTTCTTTGAGACTAACTTATTTTGAGGGCATTAACCATCTAACCGTTCAAGCTCCTAAACTGAAACTTCTTTATGTCATTGGGGACGTTGAAATTAATTTGGATGCACCTAATTTGGAGGTGGCTCTCTTAATGCATCACAAAGCTATAGCACCTCATTCTGATCCAATTGCGCTTCACAAGGAAAGCTATGTCAAGCAGTTATTGGGAAGCCTAAGTGACATCAAAAGCTTTGCAATTAGTGGCTTTTTGCTGAGGGTGAGCTATTATTATCTCCAGCATTACTATGGCCTTCTTTTGTCTCCTGACTAATCTGTATTGACATTTCCTTATTCTTTTTCTGTTCATGTTGTAGTATTTATCAAAAGGTTGCATACTTACGAAGCTCCCTGCCCTGTTTTCTCGCCTGGAGAATATTTATCTTGCAATATGCTTTTTGGACCAGCGGCAATTCTTGGCAGCTTGTTCATTGTTTCAGAATGCCCCTAACTTAAAGAGGCTTGATGTTGTTCCAGTAAGTCCTCTCCCTTCCTCAGTCATCCAATCCATTTTCATTCTTGTATTTATGGCACCTAATTAATGAGTTGTGAAAAAAAGATGCAGAGTCACTCTTCGAACACATGGGATCAGGATCAGGCGAGGATTAAAGAGTTTACCGTGCAAGTGCAATTGGATCATCTTGTAACGGCCAGTGTGCAAGGTTTCAGGGGTCTGGACTGCGAAGTCGATTTCGTGGCAAAGCTACTGAGCTGGGCACCAGCTCTGGAAGAACTGAAGATAGAATGGAAGGGCAAAACAGAGTGCAGCATGGTTCTTGCCAAGCTATTAGCTCTCCGAGGGTGTCTCCCAGGGCCAAGGTCATTGTTACATTTTGATAAGAATGCATCCCTACAGTCTAGAGAGCATCCCCCATCACTTTGCCGGTTTAATTTGCAGCCAAGCAGGATTATTTCAGCTTTCTTTATGCCAAGACTAGATGGTGGTTATATATGTGTGCATTAACGCAAATCATCAGGCAGAGGGAGTACTTCATGTGTTATTAGCAAGGTTATCCTTTGTTGAGCCGGGGACACAAGCCGCTGTTGCCGTGTCAGTTCAGCTCGTTCCGTTGTCCTGTGTATCGTAAATTCCTGATTCTAAAAAATATAAGAAGTAATGAAATATATAATGACACCTTCATCTTGTATGGACAAGAATGAAGATGTGAATCAAATGCATGTAATTGTACCTTCTGCATTTGTCGACATATGCAGCCTGAATCAGTGTACTTTTTGGAAATCAAAGCATTTATCAGACTAGTTTCAGATTGGAATGCATGTTCAGTGCTTCTTACATCTCCTTTTTTTGTTGTTGATATCAGTGAAATATTTCTATATCGCTGTCGCCTTATTTACTGGTTTTCAGGTATTAATCAAATCTCGCTCTTGGAAAGCCTGGATTACATTTCTATATATTTACGAGCAGATATGGCCATTTACTTTCAGATATATAGACGTAGTACAAATATGAGCACCCTTGAAGGACTGAACGAGTTTCACTCGAGGCTCCAGAGAGGGAAAATTCATAAGTTGCTGTCTTGTGTTATGAAAAGTAAATACCTTATCCAAACAAACCAACCCTAGGACGAGTCATTACAGGAGATATACCATTTTCTCATAACCATAACTTGTGTCGTTCTGAAGAAAGGGTTGTGCAAGAGATAGGTGGGTCTCTTGTCGGCGTCGGTGCACTTGACGGTGAGCCACCCGTCCGTTGAGCCGACGCAGATCACATTTGTTGGGATGCAGGGGATGCAGTGCCCACCGCGGTCAGAAGATGTATAGTAAGAATAATTTTTTTGTGTGTGATGGAAAAAGAGTTGTGTTAATCAAGCAGCAGGTAAGTCCGCGCAGGTCAAGATCTAAGCCAAATGGTTGTACGCCTCTCCCTTCCACCAAAGTTGGCCGTGTAATGGCTTCCATTATTTTGCTCCCATCGAATGTGCTTGATTAAAAACTCCCATCCAGGTCGAAGACTAGCCTAGATCAATCAGCATAGCACACGCTGATCTATCTACGTTCTCACCTTGAATGAGCTTAGCTGTGTGGCCTCCAGGCAGTCCGTCTCAACAACAATCGGCAGCGTTTGTCCACTGGAGAGCAAGATGGATCCCTTCTCTACATGCTTCAAGTTTCGCAATTCCATACATGATGATAATTATGGTCTCCCCTCCGGAGTACCGCAGAACCATTCCGGCACTTTTACCCTCTCCCCTATTTCCTCATGTGTCAACAAGTAAACTTGAAACTCACCATGAAGCAACACGTTGCATTGAAAAGTATGTCGAAACCTACCTATGTATCTTGCTTGTGTCCCCCCACCCCACAATTGTATACCCATTCTCAGTTCATTTCATGGGTATTCAGCCGAATACCCATTGTTTCTCCAAAAAGAATTATGTACATACGTAGTATATAACCTTTTTTTTCTGATAAAAAGTATACAACAATGTACATGTATGGAAAAGACGAAAATGGCAGCTTATTCAAGCATTCATCCCAAGCCCAATGTAAGGAGTAGCCCACCCTCTTTCTGGCCTAGGAAAAAGAAAAGTCCTCAAGCCCAATAGGGAATCCTCCTTCTTCTAAAAAAAAAGAATCCTCCTTGTTCGCACGAGACCAGTTCGGCGTTTCCACCACTGGCGCTCTTCGAACCCTAGAcacggcacggcggcgcggcgtacGCCTCCTCCGCGCTCCGGCTCGGCAGCGCCGGCGCGCACCGCGCGGCCGCTGCAGGCGAGCGGCGTTGCCTTCCCTGGTTACTGAAGGAAGCGTTCTCCGGCGCTGTGTTGGCTTCCCATTTCAACATATTGAACAACCAGTAACATCACTTCAGGATTGCTCGTGAGGATTAATTGATGACTAGCGGGATTGTTGGTGGCAAGGAGGTTAGACTAGGTTCTAGTTAATCTTAACGCTGTTGGCATGCTTGTTTAGATTGCTTACCTGAATCCAGTTATGTGTGGCAGAATCCACACTTATTTAGGCTCCCTGCCTTCTGGAAATGCTAGGACAGTTTAATATGGATTCTGAAGCAATGAGTACCTGTAAAAAGGCCAGGGCGGAAGCTACATCTGTTGTGAGTTCAGACAGACTGAACAGTCTACCTCCAGAGATAAAGGGCGACATCCTCTCCCATTTGAATGTCAAAGAAGCGGTTAGGACTAGCATCTTATCAAGTACTTGGAGGGATGCATGGGCTAATATGCCAGAGATATCTCTGCGCGAAGGAAATTTTACACGAACCAAGTTCATTACGTTGGTTGATATGGTGCTATTACTCCACAAGGGAACTATAGAAGACTTTGATATTTCAGGTGACAAAAGTTACCATGATGAGTTTGGTAGGTGGATGCTCATGCTGTCAAGGAGATCACCAAGACCAGTTATAATCAAGTTGAACTCAGGGCCATGGTATAGGATTCCCTCATACCTCTTTTCTATCGGCGATCTGGAGTCTCTGGACCTAGAAAACTGCATCATCAGCTTATTCCAAGGTTTCAAGAGCCTAACTGACCTCAGCCTGGAAAATTCCTCCTCCAGAGACATGGATATCCAAACATTGATCTCGTCCTGCCCTGTACTGACTGATTTGATATTAACTTCTGCTGAGGGCATCAACTGTCTAAACATTCGAGCTCCTAAACTGGAATTTCTTAATGTTGAAGGGGAGTTTGAAGACATTAAGTTGGATGATCCTAATCTTGAGGTGGCCATTTTCTCTCTTGATCACAAAGCTAAAGCATGTCAATCTGTTCCAATTGCGCATGACAAGGAAAGCTATGTCAAGCAGCTATTGGGAAGCCTAAGTGACGTAAAAACACTTTCAATTAGTGGCTCTGTTTTCCGGAAGGTGTGGTATTATTAGCTCCATCATTActatggctgagggagtcctggactagggggtgtccggatagccgaactatcatcatcggccggactccaagactatgaagatacaagatggaagacttcgtcccgtgtccggatgggactttccttggtatggaaggcaagcttggcgatacagatatgtagatttcctaccattgtaaccgactctgtgtaaccctagccgtctccggtgtctatataaaccggatggttttagtccgtaggacaacgacaataacaacaatcataccataggctagcttctagggtttagcctccttgatctcgtggtagatctactcttgtaacatccacatcatcaatatcaatcaagcaggacgtagggttttacctccatcaagagggcccgaacctgggtaaaacatcgtgtcccttgtctcttgttaccatcctcctagacgcacagttcgggaccccctacccgagatccgccggttttgacaccgacattggtgctttcattgagagttcctctgtgtcgtcaccgataggctcgatggctccttcgatcatcaacaacgacgtggtccagggtgagacttttctccccggacagatcttcgtattcggcggctttgcactacgggccaattcggttggccatctggagcagatcgaaagctacgcccctggccgtcaggttagatttggaagtcttaacttcatggctgacatccgcggagacttgatcttcaatggattcgagccacagccgagcgcgccgcactgtcacgatgggcatgatttagctctgctgccggacagtgccctggaggccgcacacgaaaccgctccgaccctcgattcggagccggctgcgcagatcgaggatggatggttaggcatcgcctcgggggctgcaacctctatgatgatagagccgaatactgactttgtcccttctaaagcttgtgactccaaggtgccgg from Triticum aestivum cultivar Chinese Spring chromosome 3B, IWGSC CS RefSeq v2.1, whole genome shotgun sequence includes these protein-coding regions:
- the LOC123072744 gene encoding F-box/FBD/LRR-repeat protein At1g13570, whose protein sequence is MSTCKKARVESTSVVSSDRLSSLPPEIKGDILSRLNVEEAVRTSTLSSTWRDAWTNMPKIFLRDGNFARTKFVTLVDMVLSLHKGTVEKFDISGSKPYHDEFGRWMLMLSRRSPRSIIIELKSGPGYRIPSCLFSIGDLENLHLQNCIISLPRVFQGFKRLTRLRLHNFSSTDMDIQNLVSFCPALRSLRLTYFEGINHLTVQAPKLKLLYVIGDVEINLDAPNLEVALLMHHKAIAPHSDPIALHKESYVKQLLGSLSDIKSFAISGFLLRYLSKGCILTKLPALFSRLENIYLAICFLDQRQFLAACSLFQNAPNLKRLDVVPMQSHSSNTWDQDQARIKEFTVQVQLDHLVTASVQGFRGLDCEVDFVAKLLSWAPALEELKIEWKGKTECSMVLAKLLALRGCLPGPRSLLHFDKNASLQSREHPPSLCRFNLQPSRIISAFFMPRLDGGYICVH